Proteins from a genomic interval of bacterium:
- the rpsI gene encoding 30S ribosomal protein S9 encodes MEHAVGTRKRAVAKVWLLPGPGEFSINGKKIDEYLKRRDLVELALRPLHLTESVSKLDVKVQVSGGGVSAQASAISFGIARALVKHEPTYQKQLKDAGLLTRDSREKERMKYGLAKRRKSFQWTKR; translated from the coding sequence ATGGAGCACGCAGTAGGGACCCGCAAGAGAGCGGTAGCTAAAGTATGGCTTCTGCCGGGTCCTGGAGAGTTTTCTATTAACGGAAAGAAGATAGATGAATACCTTAAGCGTCGTGATCTTGTCGAGTTGGCCTTACGTCCGCTGCATTTAACCGAAAGCGTATCAAAGCTTGACGTGAAGGTGCAGGTAAGCGGCGGCGGAGTCTCAGCTCAGGCAAGCGCCATAAGCTTCGGGATAGCTCGAGCCCTGGTAAAGCATGAACCGACTTACCAGAAGCAGTTGAAGGATGCCGGTCTTTTAACGCGCGATTCCAGGGAGAAAGAACGTATGAAGTACGGATTAGCCAAACGAAGGAAGAGCTTCCAATGGACGAAACGATGA
- the rplM gene encoding 50S ribosomal protein L13, whose protein sequence is MMNQETRKWWLIDARDQVIGRMASRIATVLMGKSKPTYTPHLDTGDFVVVINADKVKITGKKADEKVYYHHTLYPGGLKEVPFKRMLELFPERILYLAVKNMLPKNKLRARRLKRLKLYKSDLHPHEAQKPQTMELGGH, encoded by the coding sequence ATGATGAATCAAGAAACCCGCAAATGGTGGCTTATCGATGCCAGAGACCAGGTCATTGGTCGCATGGCTTCGCGTATAGCCACGGTCTTGATGGGCAAGAGCAAGCCGACCTATACTCCGCATCTGGATACAGGCGATTTTGTCGTGGTCATTAACGCAGACAAGGTTAAAATCACGGGTAAAAAAGCGGATGAAAAGGTATACTATCATCATACCTTGTATCCGGGCGGCCTAAAGGAGGTCCCATTCAAGAGGATGCTTGAGCTTTTTCCTGAGCGCATACTCTATCTTGCGGTGAAGAACATGCTTCCCAAGAATAAACTACGCGCAAGGAGACTCAAAAGACTCAAGCTCTATAAATCGGACTTGCATCCGCATGAGGCCCAAAAGCCTCAGACGATGGAATTAGGAGGTCACTAG
- the frr gene encoding ribosome recycling factor — protein MKEILADSETKMKKTIEILAGEFGRIRTARANPALLDGIKVDYYGTPTPLKQIANIGVPDPRSLVIQPWDKSSLGAIEKAIQKSDLGLNPSVEATLVRVIIPPLTEERRKDLVKLVSRLTEESRVSVRNIRRDAIDRLKKKEKDKEISEDDMHHAQKQVQDLTDKYIKELDELFSKKEKEIFEK, from the coding sequence ATGAAAGAAATACTCGCCGACAGTGAAACAAAGATGAAGAAAACCATCGAGATACTTGCCGGTGAATTCGGCCGCATCCGTACCGCGCGGGCGAACCCGGCTCTTCTGGATGGGATTAAAGTCGATTATTATGGTACGCCAACGCCTCTTAAGCAGATTGCCAACATAGGCGTTCCTGATCCTCGCAGTCTGGTTATTCAGCCCTGGGACAAGAGCTCTCTTGGTGCAATAGAAAAGGCTATTCAAAAATCAGACCTGGGATTGAACCCCAGCGTTGAGGCGACCTTGGTTCGTGTCATCATTCCGCCTTTGACTGAGGAGCGCCGCAAGGATCTTGTAAAGCTTGTTTCACGTCTGACTGAAGAAAGCCGCGTTTCCGTTCGCAATATAAGACGCGACGCCATTGACCGACTGAAAAAGAAGGAAAAGGACAAAGAAATCAGCGAAGACGACATGCATCACGCGCAGAAACAGGTACAGGATCTGACCGATAAATATATAAAAGAGCTGGACGAGTTGTTTTCAAAGAAAGAAAAGGAGATTTTCGAAAAGTAG
- the rpsB gene encoding 30S ribosomal protein S2: MNTQEQKNAGATAVSSDVKNLLEAGVHFGHRAERWNPKFEKFIYGKRNGIHIIDIRQTVELLKLAADAVASILETGGDAIFVGTKQQARDILMEEAEKSGSHYVVDRWVGGLLTNFSNISRRIQRYAELDSLAASDQFKQLPAKEQVRLMRLHRKMSKLYKGVKAMDSLPAMMFVIDPVKETTAVAEARRLKIPVIGLIDTNGDPELVDFPIPGNDEAMRSIKLVTNVVCEAVMRSKKAFEADLDEDSEEKERER; the protein is encoded by the coding sequence ATGAATACTCAAGAACAAAAGAATGCCGGCGCTACTGCTGTATCGTCTGATGTCAAGAATCTGCTCGAGGCTGGGGTTCATTTCGGTCACCGGGCTGAGCGCTGGAATCCCAAGTTTGAAAAGTTCATATACGGAAAACGCAACGGTATACACATAATAGATATTAGGCAAACGGTGGAATTGCTGAAGCTTGCAGCCGACGCCGTCGCTTCTATACTCGAAACGGGCGGCGACGCGATATTCGTTGGAACGAAGCAGCAAGCTCGGGATATACTCATGGAAGAGGCTGAAAAATCAGGCAGCCATTATGTTGTTGACCGCTGGGTTGGCGGTCTTTTGACCAATTTCTCCAACATATCCCGCAGAATACAGCGCTATGCAGAACTCGACTCGCTCGCTGCAAGCGATCAGTTCAAACAGCTTCCGGCCAAGGAACAGGTTCGACTCATGAGGCTTCACAGGAAGATGAGCAAGCTATACAAGGGCGTAAAAGCCATGGATTCCCTTCCGGCGATGATGTTCGTTATTGACCCTGTGAAGGAGACTACTGCTGTGGCAGAGGCCCGACGTCTGAAGATTCCGGTTATTGGTCTTATCGATACCAACGGAGATCCGGAACTCGTCGATTTTCCTATACCAGGCAATGACGAAGCGATGCGTTCAATAAAACTTGTAACGAATGTTGTTTGCGAAGCCGTCATGCGTTCAAAGAAGGCTTTTGAAGCCGACCTTGATGAAGATTCTGAAGAGAAAGAGAGAGAAAGATGA
- the rpsG gene encoding 30S ribosomal protein S7, with the protein MGRRHRASPREIQPDPRYNTEVVTKFVNDLMWDGKKTTALAIFYEALDIIEKKTKEDGFVLFEKAFNNVKPVLEVRPRRVGGSTYQVPVEVRPKRRQSLAIKWIIKAARARTEYRMADRLANELLDAAQNQGAAYKKKEETHKMAEANRAFAHFRW; encoded by the coding sequence ATGGGTAGAAGACACCGCGCCTCCCCTCGCGAGATACAGCCAGATCCGCGCTACAACACGGAGGTTGTAACGAAGTTTGTCAACGACCTCATGTGGGACGGAAAGAAAACCACTGCCCTGGCCATTTTCTATGAGGCTTTAGATATTATAGAAAAAAAGACCAAGGAAGATGGATTCGTTTTGTTCGAGAAGGCTTTCAATAACGTTAAGCCCGTTCTCGAGGTGCGTCCCCGCCGTGTCGGCGGTTCGACCTATCAGGTTCCTGTTGAGGTCAGACCGAAGCGCAGACAGTCCTTGGCGATAAAATGGATAATCAAGGCTGCCCGCGCACGTACTGAGTACAGAATGGCCGATAGACTCGCGAATGAACTTTTGGATGCGGCACAGAATCAGGGTGCCGCGTATAAAAAGAAGGAAGAAACTCACAAAATGGCTGAAGCCAACCGCGCTTTTGCACATTTCCGCTGGTGA
- a CDS encoding 30S ribosomal protein S12, producing the protein MPTVNQLVRHGRSMPKRRSSTAALEGNPQKRGVCTRVYTTTPKKPNSALRKVCKVRLVNGYEVIAYIPGEGHNLQEHSVVLIQGGRVKDLPGVRYRVVRGVLDTAGVDGRKQGRSLYGVKRPKKA; encoded by the coding sequence ATGCCAACAGTTAATCAGTTAGTTCGTCACGGCCGTTCGATGCCAAAACGCCGTTCTTCTACCGCGGCACTTGAAGGCAATCCACAAAAGCGTGGCGTTTGTACAAGAGTCTATACTACTACTCCCAAGAAGCCCAACTCGGCTTTAAGGAAAGTATGCAAGGTCAGGCTCGTAAACGGATACGAGGTTATTGCCTACATTCCCGGAGAAGGACATAATCTTCAAGAACACTCGGTAGTTCTCATACAAGGAGGTCGTGTAAAGGACCTGCCGGGCGTGAGATACCGCGTAGTTCGCGGTGTTCTTGATACAGCAGGCGTAGACGGCCGAAAACAGGGACGTTCGCTTTACGGCGTAAAGCGTCCCAAAAAAGCATAA
- a CDS encoding isoprenyl transferase → MLKVPRHIAVIMDGNGRWAKKRLLPRVVGHREGVKRLKEIVRACGELGISYLTLFTFSSENWDRPKEEVSELMKMLERGLRDEIEELDENNVRFEAIGRLDELPDEVQEGLNSMREKLKKNTGLILVLALNYGGRQEIVDMAVKAARLVQRGETSIESINDSTFSSFQYLPDLPEPDLLIRTGNEKRISNFLLWQLAYTELYFTDKLWPEFTRGELEKAIADYSKRERRFGRIKD, encoded by the coding sequence ATGCTTAAAGTACCTCGTCATATAGCCGTTATCATGGATGGAAACGGCCGCTGGGCAAAGAAAAGACTCTTGCCCAGGGTTGTAGGACACAGGGAAGGGGTTAAAAGGCTTAAAGAGATCGTTCGCGCTTGTGGTGAGCTTGGAATTTCTTATCTGACCCTCTTTACTTTTTCTTCAGAAAACTGGGACAGACCAAAAGAAGAAGTATCAGAATTAATGAAGATGCTTGAAAGGGGTCTCCGCGACGAAATAGAAGAGCTTGACGAAAACAACGTAAGGTTCGAGGCAATTGGAAGGCTGGATGAACTCCCGGATGAGGTGCAGGAAGGCCTTAACTCTATGCGAGAAAAGCTCAAGAAGAACACCGGTCTTATTCTTGTGCTCGCACTGAATTACGGCGGCAGACAGGAGATTGTAGATATGGCCGTAAAGGCGGCAAGGCTAGTTCAGAGAGGGGAGACATCGATAGAATCAATCAACGACTCGACATTCAGCTCCTTTCAGTACCTTCCTGATCTGCCAGAACCAGATCTGCTGATTCGTACGGGGAACGAAAAGCGCATCTCCAACTTTCTGCTCTGGCAATTGGCGTACACTGAGCTATATTTTACGGATAAACTCTGGCCCGAATTTACTCGAGGCGAACTAGAGAAAGCGATTGCCGACTATTCCAAGCGGGAGAGGCGTTTTGGCAGAATCAAAGATTAA
- the pyrH gene encoding UMP kinase (Catalyzes the phosphorylation of UMP to UDP), whose protein sequence is MEKSSNKPLDVDEGLLLKLSGEVFIDKVVCEGILEELVLLSGKVRFSLLLGGGNHIRGAHSGRTGEARVFADRMGMIGTLLNGLWLESMLRDRGVNAVHMSAVPLEWIKAYDPVRARELFSEKRVLIFTGGTGLPYFSTDTSAVLRAVEIGAKRVLKGTNVKGVYAEDPKRNPRAQFFPELTYTEALARNLSIMDQTAFSLAREHDLVIQVFDVFHPENIFHILRGECIGTIVKRGEE, encoded by the coding sequence TTGGAGAAGAGTAGTAACAAACCTTTAGATGTCGATGAAGGCCTCCTCCTCAAGTTGAGCGGGGAGGTCTTTATCGATAAGGTTGTCTGCGAGGGGATACTGGAGGAGTTGGTTTTGCTTTCAGGCAAGGTTCGTTTCAGCCTGCTTCTTGGTGGAGGCAATCACATAAGGGGGGCGCATTCCGGCCGTACAGGAGAAGCTCGAGTCTTTGCCGATAGAATGGGCATGATAGGAACATTGCTGAATGGCTTATGGCTCGAGTCCATGCTTCGCGACAGGGGTGTCAACGCCGTTCACATGAGTGCGGTTCCCCTTGAATGGATTAAGGCGTACGACCCGGTAAGGGCGAGGGAGTTGTTTTCTGAAAAACGCGTGCTTATCTTCACAGGAGGTACAGGTCTTCCGTATTTCTCCACGGATACGTCGGCCGTTCTCCGCGCGGTCGAGATAGGAGCAAAGAGGGTTCTTAAGGGAACAAACGTCAAAGGCGTTTATGCAGAAGACCCAAAAAGGAATCCCCGGGCTCAATTCTTCCCTGAACTCACCTATACTGAAGCTCTTGCAAGGAATCTTTCAATAATGGACCAGACCGCTTTTTCGCTTGCAAGAGAGCACGATCTTGTTATTCAGGTGTTTGATGTTTTCCATCCGGAAAACATCTTTCATATTTTAAGGGGAGAGTGTATAGGCACAATAGTAAAAAGAGGAGAAGAATAA
- the tsf gene encoding translation elongation factor Ts has protein sequence MSEMDAIKELRTRTGAGMLDCQKALKESSGDVQKAIDILRKKGIAKAETKAGRSVNEGIIEAYIHPGAKLGVLIELNCETDFVAKNDEFIKLAHDIAMHIAATDPVSVSREDVPQEVLDREREIYSEQLRSQGKPENMIEKIVEGRLDKYFKESCLLEQQYVKNPEKTVKELIAEMIAKFGENIVVSRFKRFKVGEE, from the coding sequence ATGAGCGAAATGGATGCTATTAAGGAACTGCGTACTAGAACCGGCGCTGGCATGCTTGACTGCCAAAAGGCTTTGAAGGAATCCTCCGGGGATGTGCAGAAAGCCATAGATATCCTCCGGAAGAAAGGAATAGCCAAGGCCGAGACAAAGGCCGGTCGTTCAGTCAACGAAGGCATAATAGAAGCTTACATCCATCCCGGCGCTAAACTGGGCGTCCTCATCGAACTCAACTGCGAAACAGATTTTGTTGCAAAAAACGATGAATTTATCAAGCTTGCTCACGACATAGCTATGCATATTGCAGCGACCGACCCTGTTTCCGTATCACGTGAAGACGTTCCCCAGGAAGTGCTGGATAGGGAACGCGAGATATACTCAGAGCAGCTGCGGTCACAGGGAAAGCCCGAGAACATGATAGAAAAAATCGTCGAAGGCCGTCTGGATAAATACTTCAAGGAAAGCTGTCTACTCGAACAGCAGTACGTCAAGAATCCCGAAAAGACTGTTAAGGAGCTCATAGCTGAGATGATTGCAAAGTTTGGTGAAAACATCGTAGTAAGCAGATTCAAACGGTTTAAAGTTGGAGAAGAGTAG